One region of Quercus lobata isolate SW786 chromosome 2, ValleyOak3.0 Primary Assembly, whole genome shotgun sequence genomic DNA includes:
- the LOC115965323 gene encoding transcription factor bHLH35-like — protein sequence MENMSEEYKQYKHYWETNMFLQTEELDSWGLDEAFSGYYDSSSPDGAASSAASKNIVSERNRRKKLNERLFALRAVVPNISKMDKASIIKDAIDYIQELHDQEKRIQAEIMDLESGKLKKNPGYDFDDLELPVLLRSKKKKTDQFYDSGGSRISPIEVLELRATYMGEKTVVVSLTCSKRTDTMVKLCEVFESLKLKIITANITAFSGRLVKTVFVEVSPFSLLLTLESDDIMYIVQKDTQLDTREKTSRYDGKRDDKKARPSSGQIINFTPLNTPLDQVLKQIRDDSTLNWPERLKGDPNKRSREKYFCFYHDHGHDTFDYYELKSKIESLIRKGKLQ from the exons ATGGAGAATATGAGTGAAGAATATAAACAATACAAACATTATTGGGAAACCAATATGTTCCTCCAAACTGAAGAGCTTGATAG TTGGGGATTGGATGAGGCTTTTTCTGGGTACTATGATTCGAGCTCACCAGATGGGGCAGCATCATCGGCAGCTTCAAAGAACATTGTGTCAGAGAGGAATAGGAGGAAGAAGCTGAATGAAAGACTCTTTGCACTTAGAGCGGTGGTCCCCAATATTAGCAAG ATGGATAAGGCATCGATAATCAAGGACGCAATTGACTATATCCAAGAGCTGCACgaccaagaaaaaagaatccAAGCTGAGATAATGGATCTTGAATCCgggaaattgaagaaaaatccCGGTTATGACTTTGATGATCTGGAGTTACCTGTCTTGTTgagatcaaagaaaaagaaaactgacCAATTTTATGATTCTGGGGGTTCAAGAATTTCCCCTATTGAAGTCCTAGAA CTCAGAGCTACTTACATGGGAGAGAAAACTGTGGTGGTGAGTCTAACATGTAGTAAAAGGACAGATACGATGGTGAAACTTTGTGAGGTCTTTGAATCTTTAAAGCTCAAAATTATTACTGCAAACATCACCGCTTTTTCTGGGAGGCTTGTCAAAACAGTCTTCGTGGAGGTTAGTCCCTTTTCCTTGcttttaactctc gAGAGCGATGACATCATGTATATTGTGCAAAAAGACACCCAACTTGACACTAGAGAGAAGACCTCTCGGTACGATGGGAAGAGAGATGACAAGAAGGCGAGGCCTTCATCTGGGCAAATCATCAACTTCACCCCACTGAATACTCCActagatcaagtattgaagcagATTAGGGACGACTCCACACTCAATTGGCCAGAAAGGCTAAAAGGAGACCCAAACAAGCGATCTAGGGAAAAATATTTCTGCTTCTATCATGACCACGGACACGATACCTTTGACTACTACGAGCTGAAAAGTAAAATCGAATCCCTTATTAGAAAAGGGAAGTTGCAGTGA